A region of Malaciobacter marinus DNA encodes the following proteins:
- a CDS encoding radical SAM/SPASM domain-containing protein, with the protein MQKFVIIQKNKRPIIKKFRKVHIEITNICNLKCSFCPPKIKPNATMNLEKFDELNCELKSYTKELAYHIVGDPLVLSNLNDYLNISKKHGLKVNITTTANNINKKHYEALSNTILKQINFSINSYNANSHKKSLNEYLQAIIDFIKYAQSINHEYFINLRIWNLDDTKSAKEFNKKVFDKINSEFESNIDIDDVYKNRPKNIRIARKIFFNFDDYFKWPSLDENVISTKGFCYGLDSHFGILSSGEVVPCCLDQNAVINLGNINSSKLDDILKSKRVLDIQKGFKKNILIEELCQKCDYRKRFDKEN; encoded by the coding sequence TTGCAAAAATTTGTTATAATACAAAAAAATAAAAGGCCAATTATTAAAAAGTTTAGAAAAGTACATATAGAAATAACAAATATTTGTAATTTAAAATGCTCTTTTTGTCCTCCAAAAATAAAACCAAATGCTACTATGAATTTAGAAAAATTTGATGAGTTAAATTGTGAGTTGAAATCATATACAAAAGAGTTAGCATATCACATTGTAGGTGATCCTTTAGTTTTGTCAAATTTAAATGATTATTTAAATATAAGCAAAAAGCATGGATTAAAAGTAAATATTACAACAACTGCAAATAATATAAATAAAAAACATTATGAAGCTTTGAGTAATACTATTTTAAAACAAATAAACTTTTCAATAAACTCTTATAATGCAAACTCTCATAAAAAAAGTTTAAATGAATATTTACAAGCTATTATTGATTTTATAAAATATGCACAATCAATTAATCATGAATACTTTATAAATTTAAGAATTTGGAATTTAGATGATACAAAAAGTGCAAAAGAGTTTAATAAAAAAGTTTTTGACAAAATAAATAGTGAGTTTGAATCTAATATTGATATTGATGATGTTTATAAAAATAGACCTAAAAATATAAGAATTGCAAGAAAAATATTTTTTAATTTTGATGATTATTTTAAGTGGCCAAGTTTGGATGAAAATGTTATTTCAACAAAAGGATTTTGCTATGGTTTAGATTCTCACTTTGGAATATTAAGTAGTGGTGAAGTCGTACCTTGTTGTTTAGACCAAAATGCAGTGATAAATTTAGGAAATATAAACAGCTCAAAACTTGATGATATATTGAAAAGTAAAAGAGTTTTAGATATACAAAAAGGGTTTAAAAAAAATATTTTAATTGAAGAATTATGTCAAAAATGTGATTATAGAAAAAGATTTGATAAGGAAAATTAA
- a CDS encoding cache domain-containing protein: MQLITEKNISKMIIYVFIIIMSSMIFMISYFYVKNTNKNFELQMDKYVNEYYNNQKAILKKQVETVIDILNYNITQEHKTKESIQKEAIRLLNNISFQEKRSDYFFVYEIENMNGGDGFAKMIVNPNRPDLLGKLISTKYEDADGKKFREEFMRSIRKKGDSFNQYAYKKPKSNEIKQKVSYFKLYKHWNWVISIGVYTDDIEKEIALKRKDLKQRVKTQVVQNILVFLLFLTIAIVLSILVSEKIDDVLQNYQNKVKAKSKELMQLNQNLEKKVKEEVSKNREHEQLLVQKSRFIALGEMISNIAHQWRQPLSELSSILMFIKFKYSMNGLDEQIMQQKSQEAEKVIDYMSHTIDDFRNFFMPKKDKETFLLNSAVESVITILSSALSSNKIKITINIDENLKVNTYLNEFEQVVLNLLSNAKDILILNKINKPNIKIFARENENDISLFIHDNGKGIAVEPIEKIFEPYFTTKSDSDGTGIGLYMSKIIVEKNIKGKLRVQNVNDGARFEIVIPKK, translated from the coding sequence TTGCAACTAATAACAGAAAAAAATATATCAAAAATGATAATTTATGTTTTTATAATAATTATGTCTTCAATGATTTTTATGATTTCATATTTTTATGTAAAAAATACAAATAAAAACTTTGAATTACAAATGGATAAATATGTAAATGAGTATTATAATAATCAAAAAGCGATATTAAAAAAACAAGTTGAAACTGTTATTGATATTTTAAATTACAATATAACACAAGAGCATAAAACAAAAGAAAGTATCCAAAAAGAAGCAATTAGATTATTAAATAATATCTCTTTTCAAGAAAAAAGAAGTGATTACTTTTTTGTATATGAAATAGAGAATATGAATGGTGGGGATGGTTTTGCAAAAATGATTGTAAATCCAAATAGACCTGATTTATTAGGAAAGTTAATCTCTACAAAATATGAAGATGCTGATGGGAAAAAATTTAGAGAAGAGTTTATGCGTAGTATTAGAAAAAAAGGAGACTCTTTTAATCAATATGCATATAAAAAACCCAAATCAAATGAAATTAAACAAAAGGTTTCTTATTTTAAGTTATATAAACATTGGAATTGGGTTATTTCAATAGGTGTTTATACAGATGATATAGAAAAAGAGATTGCACTAAAAAGAAAAGATTTAAAGCAAAGAGTAAAAACACAAGTAGTACAAAATATATTAGTTTTTTTACTATTTCTTACTATAGCAATAGTACTATCAATTTTAGTTTCAGAAAAAATAGATGATGTTTTACAAAACTATCAAAATAAAGTAAAAGCTAAATCTAAAGAGTTAATGCAATTAAATCAAAATTTAGAAAAGAAAGTAAAAGAAGAGGTTAGTAAAAATAGAGAACATGAACAACTGCTTGTGCAAAAATCAAGATTTATTGCCTTAGGCGAGATGATTTCAAATATAGCACATCAATGGAGACAACCACTTTCAGAATTGTCATCTATTTTGATGTTTATAAAGTTTAAATATAGTATGAATGGTTTAGATGAACAAATAATGCAACAAAAATCACAAGAAGCTGAAAAGGTTATTGATTATATGTCTCATACTATTGATGATTTTAGGAATTTTTTTATGCCTAAAAAAGATAAAGAGACTTTTTTATTAAATAGTGCAGTAGAGTCTGTTATTACAATTTTATCAAGTGCATTAAGTAGTAATAAAATAAAAATAACTATAAACATAGATGAAAATCTTAAGGTTAATACATATTTAAATGAGTTTGAGCAAGTAGTATTAAATCTACTTTCAAATGCAAAAGATATATTGATTTTAAATAAAATAAATAAACCAAATATAAAAATTTTCGCAAGAGAGAATGAAAACGATATAAGTCTTTTTATTCACGATAATGGAAAAGGTATAGCAGTAGAACCAATTGAAAAAATCTTTGAACCTTATTTTACTACTAAAAGCGATAGTGATGGAACAGGGATAGGACTTTATATGTCAAAAATTATTGTAGAAAAAAATATAAAAGGTAAGTTAAGAGTGCAAAATGTAAATGATGGTGCAAGATTTGAGATAGTTATTCCTAAAAAATAG
- a CDS encoding TRAP transporter small permease has protein sequence MTLFNVISKIIGHINQKIAVMGIITGVTVAFVNVVARYLFDASFSWATELTIFSFLWSVFFAAAYCFKKDAHIAVTIVLDVVPSRIAKIMLIISHFITFIFLCAVSYFGYKYLLLVIELDEKSIDLWDMPMWIVYLVIPVSFAFGAYRVAERIHAILSTNHEKILKESEAEHVLADMGMGAKEHKDNENVKNLNKMVKEVEKKTGGML, from the coding sequence ATGACTTTATTTAATGTTATTAGCAAAATAATAGGTCATATAAATCAAAAAATCGCAGTAATGGGAATCATTACTGGGGTTACTGTAGCATTTGTTAATGTTGTAGCTAGGTATTTATTTGATGCTTCATTTTCTTGGGCAACAGAATTAACAATTTTTTCATTTTTATGGAGTGTGTTTTTTGCAGCTGCTTACTGTTTCAAAAAAGATGCACATATTGCTGTTACTATTGTTTTAGATGTTGTACCATCAAGAATTGCAAAAATTATGCTTATAATATCACATTTTATAACATTTATTTTTTTATGTGCAGTATCATATTTTGGTTATAAATATCTATTACTTGTAATTGAACTAGATGAAAAATCTATTGATTTATGGGATATGCCAATGTGGATAGTATATTTGGTAATACCAGTATCTTTTGCATTTGGTGCATATAGAGTTGCTGAGAGAATTCATGCAATTTTAAGTACAAATCATGAAAAAATACTAAAAGAGAGTGAAGCTGAACATGTACTAGCTGATATGGGTATGGGTGCAAAAGAGCATAAGGATAATGAAAACGTGAAAAACTTAAATAAAATGGTTAAAGAAGTTGAAAAGAAAACAGGAGGAATGCTATGA
- a CDS encoding EI24 domain-containing protein: MNELDLVKVSIRDFFTKKMLKFAILPLIFTLFIMYILFFSAAGYGMDSLQIVITQAQNGQEITAPENAPFYFDWATFLLQYSVTAWIVAFLVYTIGIIFVMMFSVFLTLAIIGFLTPFILKALHKRHYSDLKMDGHGTMLTPLFVLAKSTFMMIFLFILFIPLYFIPLVNVIAFNIPFYYFFHKLLNHDVASTILNDEDYFLIHKKGKNSFRIRTFLLYMLSMIPFITLFSAVFFIIYLGHGYFIELRKLKEGEASAIDKFLELK, translated from the coding sequence ATGAATGAATTGGATTTAGTTAAAGTAAGTATTAGAGATTTTTTTACAAAAAAGATGTTAAAGTTTGCAATTTTACCTTTAATATTTACTTTGTTTATTATGTATATACTATTTTTTAGTGCAGCTGGTTATGGAATGGATTCTTTACAAATAGTTATAACACAAGCGCAAAATGGACAAGAAATAACAGCACCTGAAAATGCACCATTTTATTTTGATTGGGCTACTTTTTTACTTCAATATTCAGTTACTGCTTGGATTGTTGCTTTTTTAGTTTATACAATTGGAATTATATTTGTTATGATGTTTTCTGTATTTTTAACTCTTGCAATTATTGGTTTTTTAACACCTTTTATTTTAAAAGCTTTACATAAAAGACATTATAGTGATTTAAAAATGGATGGACATGGAACAATGTTAACGCCACTTTTTGTTTTAGCAAAAAGTACTTTTATGATGATATTTTTATTTATTTTATTTATTCCTTTGTATTTCATACCATTAGTTAATGTTATTGCTTTTAATATACCATTTTATTATTTTTTTCATAAACTATTAAATCATGATGTTGCATCAACAATATTAAATGATGAAGATTATTTTTTAATACATAAAAAAGGGAAAAATAGTTTTAGAATAAGAACTTTCTTACTTTATATGTTATCAATGATTCCTTTTATTACGCTATTTTCAGCGGTTTTCTTTATAATATATTTAGGTCATGGATACTTTATAGAGTTAAGAAAGTTAAAAGAGGGTGAAGCAAGTGCTATTGATAAGTTCTTAGAACTTAAGTAA
- a CDS encoding tautomerase family protein codes for MPVINVKMTHEDGGATKEQKEMLSKKLTQSFQEVFNRKTNNAVVIIEEVSTDNYAIGGETVSNIRKIKA; via the coding sequence ATGCCAGTAATTAATGTAAAAATGACCCATGAAGATGGTGGAGCTACAAAAGAGCAAAAAGAGATGTTATCAAAGAAGTTAACACAAAGTTTTCAAGAAGTTTTTAATAGAAAAACAAATAATGCAGTTGTAATAATTGAAGAAGTTAGTACTGATAATTATGCAATTGGTGGAGAGACAGTTAGTAATATACGAAAAATAAAAGCTTAG
- a CDS encoding TRAP transporter substrate-binding protein, with translation MTKIMKGIVSSAVVASALFFTGCGDNKGDSKEAKASGETSKQTYTLKFSHVVSANTPKGKAADYFEKRLEELTDGQIDVQVYPSSQLYNDNSVLKALKLDSVQMAAPSFSKFGKIVPQLALFDLPFLFKDIDHLHRVQDGEVGTALKDMVTDKGYKALSFWDNHFKQFSSSVKPILLPEDAAGQKFRIMSSKVLEAQFHAVGGNPQMMPFSEVYSALQQGVIDAAENPISNIYTKKFHEVQKYLTISNHGYLGYLVVMSEKFWNSLSPELQANVEQAIKEATEKEREYAENLNTEQFNLIKEYAKETGKLEIFTLTQEQRDAWKNAVSKIYPDFYDKDVIGEDLIKKTLATE, from the coding sequence ATGACAAAAATCATGAAAGGCATAGTATCTAGTGCTGTAGTTGCATCAGCATTATTTTTTACAGGTTGTGGTGACAACAAAGGTGACTCAAAAGAAGCTAAAGCTTCAGGAGAAACAAGTAAGCAAACTTATACACTTAAGTTTTCACATGTTGTAAGTGCTAATACACCAAAAGGTAAAGCTGCTGATTATTTTGAAAAAAGATTAGAAGAATTAACAGATGGTCAAATTGACGTTCAAGTTTATCCTTCTTCTCAATTATATAATGATAATTCAGTATTAAAAGCATTGAAACTAGACTCAGTTCAAATGGCTGCACCAAGTTTTTCTAAATTTGGTAAAATAGTTCCTCAATTAGCTTTATTTGATTTACCATTTTTATTTAAAGATATTGACCATTTACATAGAGTACAAGATGGTGAAGTAGGTACTGCACTTAAAGATATGGTAACAGATAAGGGATATAAAGCATTATCGTTTTGGGATAATCACTTTAAACAATTTTCATCATCTGTAAAACCTATTTTATTACCAGAAGATGCAGCTGGTCAAAAATTTAGAATTATGTCTTCAAAAGTTTTAGAAGCACAATTCCATGCAGTTGGAGGAAATCCTCAAATGATGCCATTTTCTGAAGTATATTCTGCTTTACAACAAGGTGTTATTGATGCGGCTGAAAACCCAATTTCAAATATCTACACTAAAAAATTTCATGAAGTACAAAAATATTTAACTATTTCTAACCATGGTTATTTAGGTTACTTAGTTGTAATGAGTGAAAAATTCTGGAACTCTTTATCACCAGAATTACAAGCAAATGTTGAGCAAGCAATCAAAGAAGCTACTGAAAAAGAAAGAGAGTACGCAGAAAATTTAAATACAGAACAATTCAACTTAATCAAAGAGTATGCTAAAGAAACTGGAAAATTAGAAATCTTTACATTAACACAAGAGCAAAGAGATGCTTGGAAGAATGCAGTAAGCAAAATTTATCCAGACTTCTATGACAAAGATGTTATTGGTGAAGATCTAATTAAGAAAACATTAGCAACGGAATAG
- a CDS encoding TRAP transporter large permease produces the protein MSVAVLFGIFFFLVILGTPIAICLGAATFVTLVLFTPISPIEISSMMFDKIEHYSLMAIPMFIFAGNLLSKGSAAQRIIEFAKSIVGHLPGGLPISAIFASIIFAAVSGSSPATVVAIGSIMFGAIMQAGYPKRYAVGTIATAGSLGILIPPSIVLIVYGVTAEVSIGKLFMAGVVPGVMLGIMMMVVTYIGARRLGFERTEPQPFKIRLKKMKDAAWGLMTIVIVIGGIYGGIFTPTEAAAVACMWAFFVSVFIYKDIKFNELYSTALESAKTTAMIMFIIANAMLFAHFLTIENIPQAITEALIEANVNKYMFLLMVNLLLILAGSFMEPSAIIMIMVPLLLPVAVALGIDPIHFGIVITINMELGMVSPPVGLNLFVTSGLTGMSIKDVIVAAFPWTLTIFVGLIITTYIPQVALWLPNLMFG, from the coding sequence ATGAGTGTAGCTGTATTATTTGGTATATTTTTCTTCCTAGTTATTTTAGGTACTCCAATAGCTATTTGTTTAGGTGCTGCAACATTTGTTACTTTGGTTCTATTTACACCAATTTCACCTATTGAAATTTCTTCAATGATGTTTGATAAAATTGAACATTATTCACTTATGGCAATTCCAATGTTTATTTTTGCGGGTAACTTATTAAGTAAAGGTAGTGCTGCACAAAGAATTATTGAATTTGCTAAATCAATTGTAGGACATTTACCAGGTGGTTTACCAATTTCTGCAATTTTTGCATCGATTATTTTTGCAGCGGTATCTGGAAGTTCACCAGCAACAGTTGTTGCTATTGGTTCTATTATGTTTGGTGCAATTATGCAAGCTGGATATCCTAAAAGATATGCAGTTGGTACTATTGCAACAGCAGGTTCACTAGGAATTTTAATTCCACCATCAATTGTTTTGATTGTATATGGTGTAACAGCTGAAGTTTCTATTGGAAAACTATTTATGGCAGGTGTTGTTCCTGGTGTTATGCTTGGTATTATGATGATGGTTGTAACTTACATTGGTGCTAGAAGATTAGGATTCGAAAGAACTGAACCACAACCTTTTAAAATACGATTAAAAAAGATGAAAGATGCAGCATGGGGACTTATGACAATTGTAATTGTTATAGGTGGTATCTATGGAGGTATTTTTACACCAACAGAAGCAGCAGCAGTTGCTTGTATGTGGGCATTTTTTGTATCTGTATTTATTTATAAAGATATAAAATTCAATGAACTTTATTCAACAGCATTAGAATCAGCAAAAACTACTGCTATGATTATGTTTATTATTGCCAATGCTATGTTATTTGCACACTTTTTAACAATTGAGAATATTCCTCAAGCAATTACAGAAGCATTAATTGAAGCAAATGTAAACAAATATATGTTCTTACTAATGGTTAACTTGTTACTAATTTTAGCAGGTTCATTTATGGAACCAAGTGCAATTATTATGATTATGGTGCCACTTTTACTTCCAGTAGCAGTTGCTCTTGGAATTGATCCAATTCATTTTGGTATTGTAATTACTATTAATATGGAATTAGGTATGGTGTCCCCACCAGTTGGATTAAACCTGTTTGTTACTAGTGGACTTACAGGTATGTCAATAAAAGATGTAATTGTTGCAGCTTTCCCTTGGACTTTAACAATCTTTGTGGGACTGATAATAACTACATATATTCCTCAAGTTGCATTATGGTTACCAAACCTAATGTTTGGATAA
- a CDS encoding response regulator transcription factor has product MNQDLIKQLSSFNLLYVEDEDGIRNNIFEILKHMFKNLYLAKNAKDAYKLYQDKKPDLIITDIRMPKESGIDLIKKIRKTDSKVRVIITSAHTDLEYMLEATELHLVKYIIKPITEAKLTEALEAFIKSYAAAPVYNLIPKWIYDESKSCVTGPDVEHILTKKENAFLKLLINKNRIITYQEMETQIWDDANVMTPNAMRLFIKNFRKKLPNGILKNIQGTGYRLVT; this is encoded by the coding sequence ATGAACCAAGACTTAATTAAGCAATTAAGTAGTTTTAATTTATTATATGTTGAAGACGAAGATGGAATTAGAAATAATATTTTTGAAATTTTAAAACATATGTTTAAGAATTTATATTTAGCAAAAAATGCAAAAGATGCTTATAAATTATATCAAGATAAAAAGCCTGACTTAATTATTACTGATATTAGAATGCCAAAAGAATCAGGAATTGATTTAATAAAAAAAATCAGAAAAACCGATTCAAAAGTTAGGGTTATAATTACATCTGCGCATACTGATTTGGAGTATATGTTAGAAGCAACAGAATTACATCTTGTAAAATATATTATAAAACCAATTACAGAAGCTAAATTAACAGAAGCACTTGAGGCTTTTATAAAAAGTTATGCAGCAGCACCTGTTTATAATCTTATTCCAAAATGGATTTATGATGAAAGCAAATCATGTGTAACAGGTCCAGATGTAGAACACATCTTAACAAAAAAAGAGAATGCTTTTTTAAAGTTACTAATAAATAAAAATAGAATCATTACATACCAAGAGATGGAAACACAAATTTGGGATGATGCAAATGTCATGACTCCAAATGCAATGAGACTATTTATAAAAAACTTTAGAAAAAAATTACCAAATGGTATTTTAAAAAATATTCAAGGTACAGGGTATAGGCTAGTTACTTAA
- the dgt gene encoding dGTPase, whose amino-acid sequence MINYTKKLNTSREIYPIDDIEVSVESDRGRIISTPAFRRLQKRTQVFPLELNAAVRSRLTHSIEVQQNSRYIARTILEKIKKENKIKTYHLENLENAFISTAEMSSLVHDIGNPPFGHFAELSINDWMKNIGVKCLDKLYENISEKNLNLKQMLVEDITNFDGNAQAIRIIKYLQRLNLSYSQTASVLKYTRGAFEKKPESNDKLNYLKKKPGFYYSEKEFVKKVCDALEIKQGCRFPLTYIMEAADDISYLTADIEDAVDKGVFTLDDLYRYINEECKKVNEKYKKDETFLLDLINKYYKKAKEQEEEPYQFNLFLTLTRANLINYLVKYVADVYLQNHQEIFDGSFNKALLDFDKANKYSLAIEVLQNISIKYIYNNREKQALELKGHTILHGLLNCYKPLLELSSSDFKKLVLKQKIDCFVSSRLIGRLSSKHIVAYSKAIEELNSEDKQRYNLLEWYYRARLIIDYVSGMTDDFALDEYKTLTAS is encoded by the coding sequence ATGATAAATTATACAAAGAAGTTAAATACAAGCAGAGAAATTTATCCAATAGATGATATAGAAGTTTCAGTAGAAAGTGATAGGGGTAGAATTATTTCAACACCAGCTTTTAGAAGACTTCAAAAAAGAACACAAGTTTTTCCTTTAGAGTTAAATGCAGCTGTTAGAAGTAGGTTAACTCATTCAATTGAAGTTCAACAAAACTCAAGATATATAGCAAGAACAATTTTAGAAAAAATCAAAAAAGAGAATAAAATAAAAACTTATCATCTTGAAAATTTGGAAAATGCTTTCATTTCAACGGCTGAGATGTCAAGTTTGGTACATGATATAGGAAACCCTCCTTTTGGACATTTTGCAGAATTATCAATAAATGATTGGATGAAAAATATTGGAGTAAAGTGCTTAGATAAACTTTATGAAAATATTAGTGAAAAAAATTTAAATTTAAAACAGATGTTAGTAGAAGATATTACAAACTTTGATGGCAATGCACAAGCAATTAGAATTATTAAATATCTTCAAAGATTAAATCTTTCATACTCTCAAACAGCTTCTGTTTTAAAATATACAAGAGGAGCCTTTGAAAAAAAACCTGAAAGCAATGACAAATTAAATTATTTGAAAAAAAAGCCAGGATTTTATTATTCTGAAAAAGAGTTTGTTAAAAAAGTTTGTGATGCTTTAGAAATAAAACAAGGATGTAGATTTCCTTTGACATATATTATGGAAGCAGCTGATGATATCTCTTATTTAACAGCAGATATTGAAGATGCAGTTGACAAAGGTGTGTTTACACTTGATGATTTATATAGATATATAAATGAAGAGTGCAAAAAAGTAAATGAAAAATATAAAAAAGATGAAACTTTTTTACTTGATTTAATTAATAAGTATTATAAAAAAGCAAAAGAACAAGAAGAAGAACCTTATCAGTTTAATCTCTTTTTAACACTTACAAGAGCAAATTTGATTAATTATTTAGTAAAATATGTTGCAGATGTATATTTACAAAATCATCAAGAAATTTTTGATGGTTCATTTAATAAAGCACTATTAGATTTTGATAAGGCAAATAAATACTCTTTAGCAATTGAAGTATTACAGAATATATCTATAAAATATATCTATAATAATAGAGAAAAACAGGCTTTAGAACTAAAAGGGCATACAATTTTGCATGGTTTATTAAATTGTTATAAACCTCTTTTAGAGTTAAGCAGTAGTGATTTTAAAAAGCTTGTATTAAAACAAAAAATTGATTGTTTTGTATCATCACGACTTATTGGAAGACTATCTTCAAAACATATTGTTGCTTATTCAAAAGCAATAGAAGAGTTAAATAGTGAAGATAAACAAAGATATAATCTTTTAGAGTGGTATTATAGAGCAAGATTAATAATTGATTATGTTTCTGGAATGACTGATGATTTTGCTTTAGATGAGTATAAAACTTTAACTGCAAGTTAA
- a CDS encoding adenosine deaminase encodes MIEFINKIPKAELHLHIEGTLEPKLMFELAKRNNIKLEYKSIKEIKNAYNFTNLQSFLDIYYSGAKVLITEQDFYDLTFEYLLKCKENSIIHTEIFFDPQTHTSRNIEFKTIINGITNALEDGKNELGISSKLIMCFLRHLSQEDAFKTLEQASKFKEKIIGIGLDSSEIGNPPSKFKDVYEEAKKLGFMLVAHAGEEGSYKFINDALDILKVNRIDHGVQAVYNNKLMQRLKEEQMALTVCPLSNTKLKVFENMKQHTIKQMLDFGLNVTVNSDDPAYFGGYLNDNFHAIYKNLDLSKEDIITLVKNSFNSSFISKELKKEYLKKVDDFIAKHTS; translated from the coding sequence ATGATAGAGTTTATAAACAAAATACCTAAAGCTGAACTTCATTTACATATCGAGGGAACTTTAGAGCCAAAATTGATGTTTGAACTAGCAAAAAGAAATAATATAAAGCTTGAATATAAATCAATTAAAGAAATAAAAAATGCCTATAACTTCACCAATTTACAGTCATTTCTTGATATATATTATAGTGGTGCAAAAGTTTTAATTACAGAGCAAGACTTTTATGATTTAACTTTTGAATACTTATTGAAATGCAAAGAAAATAGTATAATTCACACTGAAATCTTTTTTGACCCACAAACACATACAAGTAGAAATATTGAATTTAAAACAATAATCAATGGAATTACTAATGCTTTAGAAGATGGAAAAAATGAGTTAGGAATAAGTTCAAAATTAATAATGTGCTTTTTAAGACACCTAAGTCAAGAAGATGCTTTTAAAACTTTAGAGCAAGCTAGTAAATTTAAAGAAAAAATCATTGGAATTGGACTAGATTCTTCTGAAATTGGAAATCCACCTAGCAAATTTAAAGACGTGTATGAAGAGGCAAAAAAATTAGGTTTTATGCTTGTTGCTCATGCAGGGGAAGAAGGTTCATATAAATTTATAAATGATGCACTTGATATTTTAAAGGTAAATAGAATAGATCATGGGGTACAAGCTGTATATAATAATAAATTAATGCAAAGATTAAAAGAAGAACAAATGGCACTTACAGTTTGTCCTTTATCAAATACAAAACTAAAAGTATTTGAAAACATGAAACAACATACAATTAAACAAATGCTTGATTTTGGACTAAATGTCACAGTAAACTCAGATGATCCTGCATATTTTGGTGGATATTTAAATGATAATTTTCACGCAATATATAAAAACTTAGACTTATCAAAAGAAGATATTATCACATTAGTTAAAAACTCTTTTAATTCTTCTTTTATCTCAAAAGAGTTAAAAAAAGAGTATTTAAAAAAAGTTGATGATTTTATAGCAAAGCATACAAGTTAA